One Triticum dicoccoides isolate Atlit2015 ecotype Zavitan chromosome 4B, WEW_v2.0, whole genome shotgun sequence genomic window carries:
- the LOC119293830 gene encoding B3 domain-containing protein Os03g0212300-like produces MEGFEFFQIVLDNSSSRLRLPDKFTMVLLDGGKPQEVKLREAGHGRRFWDVKVVLDADGHMYLERGWEQFARAHDLRLGYFLVFSYDGDAVLTVKVFDVSMCRRHYKHDGDTSSESSSDGDSGSSNTSDGGSGGNNRSLVEMDVEDGPTGQFSAMLRKCNLGMKQEQYLNVPVDFQLAHGYAERSKVELRMRGKSWLVHLKHNPKTGGRSRASFRYGWHQFCVDNALGEGDTCFFRALRQGSAGGGGEDHLLKVEVRRRDGSFLV; encoded by the exons AtggaaggtttcgagttcttcCAGATCGTACTTGACAACTCCTCGAGCAGGCTG aggctgcctgacaagtttaccatggtgctactagacgGCGGCAAGCCCCAGGAAGTGAAGCTGCGGGAAGCCGGCCATGGGCGTCGCTTCTGGGACGTGAAGGTGGTGTTGGAcgccgacggccacatgtacctagAGCGCGGCTGGGAGCAGTTCGCCCGTGCGCACGACCTGCGGCTCGGGTACTTCCTCGTGTTCAGCTACGACGGCGACGCCGTGCTCACCGTCAAGGTGTTCGACGTGAGCATGTGCCGCAGGCACTACAAGCACGACGGTGACACCA GCAGTGAGAGCAGCAGCGACGGTGACAGTGGGAGCAGCAACACCAGCGACGGCGGCAGTGGTGGCAACAACAGGAGCCTGGTGGAGATGGACGTCGAGGATGGGCCGACGGGGCAGTTCAGCGCCATGCTGAGGAAATGCAACCTAGGCATGAAGCAGGAACAGTACCTG AACGTGCCGGTGGATTTCCAGCTCGCGCACGGGTACGCCGAGAGGAGCAAGGTGGAGCTGCGGATGCGCGGCAAGTCGTGGCTCGTGCACCTGAAGCACAACCCCAAGACGGGTGGCAGGTCCCGCGCGTCGTTTAGGTACGGGTGGCACCAGTTCTGCGTCGACAACGCCCTCGGCGAGGGCGACACCTGCTTCTTCCgagcgctccggcaaggcagcgccggcggcggcggcgaggaccaCCTACTCAAGGTGGAGGTGAGGAGGCGAGACGGCAGCTTCCTGGTCTGA